The following coding sequences are from one Lolium rigidum isolate FL_2022 chromosome 6, APGP_CSIRO_Lrig_0.1, whole genome shotgun sequence window:
- the LOC124660964 gene encoding photosystem I reaction center subunit XI, chloroplastic-like, producing MATAYAPPMASQLLKSNSSLVSSSKPRGLSGASLTTRRPRFVVKAIKADKPNYQVVQPINGDPFIGSLETPVTSSPLVAWYLSNLPAYRTAVSPLLRGIEVGLAHGYLLVGPFALTGPLRNTPVHGQAGALGAVGLVTILSVVLTMYGVASFDEGAPSTAPSLTLTGRKKEADKLQTAEGWAQFTGGFFFGGVSGAIWAYFLLYVLDLPYFFK from the exons ATGGCTACTGCGTATGCTCCTCCGATGGCGAGCCAGCTGCTGAAGAGCAACAGCAGCTTGGTCTCCTCCTCCAAGCCGAGGGGTCTGtccggtgcttcactcaccaccaggAGGCCCCGCTTCGTCGTCAAGGCTATCAAGGCTGACAAG CCAAACTACCAGGTGGTGCAGCCCATCAACGGCGACCCTTTCATCGGCAGCCTGGAGACGCCCGTCACCTCCAGCCCGCTCGTCGCCTGGTACCTCTCCAACCTCCCCGCATACCGCACCGCCGTCAGCCCGCTCCTCCGCGGCATCGAGGTCGGCCTCGCCCACGGCTACCTCCTCGTCGGCCCCTTCGCGCTCACCGGCCCGCTCCGCAACACGCCCGTGCACGGCCAGGCCGGCGCGCTCGGCGCCGTGGGGCTCGTCACCATCCTCAGCGTCGTCCTCACCATGTACGGCGTCGCATCCTTCGACGAGGGCGCGCCCTCCACCGCCCCCTCGCTCACCCTCACGGGCCGCAAGAAGGAGGCCGACAAGCTGCAGACCGCCGAAGGGTGGGCGCAGTTCACCGGCGGGTTCTTCttcggcggcgtctccggcgccATCTGGGCCTACTTCCTCCTCTACGTCCTCGACCTCCCATACTTCTTCAAGTAG